The Musa acuminata AAA Group cultivar baxijiao chromosome BXJ3-6, Cavendish_Baxijiao_AAA, whole genome shotgun sequence region ATGGATACATACAaggcacaagagagagagagagagagagagagagagagagagggagaggggtcGTCATGCTGCCACGAGGGAATCGACCTGCGACTTGCCACGGGGGCCCTTCTTCCGGATGAAGAGGCGGTACTCGTCGAAGGTCATGGGTCGGTACAACGCGGGGCGATCGCAGGTGACGAGCTCCCGTATCGGCCCTATCGGCACGTCGCTCTTCGGGTTGTAGAAGAAGGCCATGGAGAGCCGCTCCGCCGCCGCATTCACCATCACCCGGTGCTCCACGCTCTTGTATGCCGCGTTGCTCAGCACCtgcaacccaacccaacccattCATCACCACCAATGAAACCCAGCGCGCATGCATCTTTCTACCCGTCAAAAGTATCATTATTATTAAGCTGGACAAACAAATAGATGTCAGCTGCATGCATAGATATGTCACTCACAGGGGTGGAAGTGGAAGAAGAACAGACACCAAAATCTTATTGTTTATGGACTAGAAGAAGATCAGCGCGGGCAGACGAGAACACGTGCCTTTGAAAGGATCACCCCCACCTTCTTATATAAAAACCATTAGTCTTAGGAAAGTAACTGCGCAAGCTCAAACCATTCTGAGCCGCATGCAGAGATGCCTATCCATCCATCACCGAGCTTATCCTGAGCAGGAAGCACTCAATGGTTTTCCAACCATGACGGCAACTGATGAAATGGAAATGCACTATAAAACATGAGATCCTATTAGGTGCTGTCTGCTTGGTCACGCATAAGACAAGAAACGAGGCCTTAATGAACGAGGATAAGAACATATTGAGCTCCGATGTGAGGAAGCTCGACGATACCGGTGAAGACAAAATTAGCAGTAGAACAAGGAGGAAAGAAAACATTATTTCCACGCCTTTCCGATGCGTTCAGTATTTATTGCATACGGACGAAGTGGAGGAAGAGCAGTAGGAAGCGGTCACCTGAATCTGATCGCCGACGTTCACAATGAAGGCATCGGGGACTGGCTGCACCGTGATCCAGGAATCGTTCTTCCGGACCTGAAGGCCGGTGACGTGATCGTCGACGAGGAGGACGGTCATGCCGCCGGGGTCGGAGTGCGCCGAGAGCCCGAGCGTGAGCTCCGGCTGCGGGCACCTGGGGTAGAAGTTGACCCTCATGCAGACCCCTTCGTCGTCGAATGCCACCGGCAAGCAGGCGGCGTCCAGTCCCAGGCCAATTGACAGCGCTCTCAGTAGCCTCCGGCACAGCTTCGTCAACGCCGCGCCGTACTCGTCACTCGTCTCCCTGTGCGCACATGCATGCACGTTAAGATTGGATTCCAGCCGACGGCAGCGAAGACAAGCCAGCCGTAGGAGATCGGAGCTTGATGGCAGAGCAGTGATGTGGTACCTCAAGGCGGGCGGAAGAGCGGGCCACTTGTCGTGATCCATTAGGCACAAGGGGAGGAAGTGGAGGAAGAAGTAGTCGCCCCAGTCCAAAATGGCGCCCCTCTCGATCCCGAGGCGGCTCCCGTAGCCCTCGTAAGTCTTGGGCGAGTTCGCGTAGCGCTGCTTCTCGTCCATGGGCAGATGAAAGAAACCCCTCCAGACCTCTCTGGCGCCCCTCATCAGGCCCGGGCTCACTCCGTGGTTGACCGCTTGGAAGAAGCCCCACTGGCGGCAGGCGTCCGCTATGGCCGTCACGGTGGCCTCGCAGTTGGCGACGTCGTCCGTTAGCATGGCGAGGTCGACGACCGGTATCCCGACCATGTCTCCGGGATCGACCGAGGCGCGCTCCGACTGCGGCTTTACGTAGCGGTCAGGGATGGTGGTGGCGCCGCTGTCGGACAACGACTGCACCCGGACAACCGGCTCTGGCCAGTCTCGCAGGCAATCCATGGACGAAGTTCTCGGCTCAAATATATTCGATCAACTCCTCCAACTCGAGCACAAACGTGTCATCAAGGTGCATGGAAGGAGATTATACTTGCTGGATTAATCCTTTGATTCTTGGGTCACTGCTCGACCACAAAGCAAGCGTGTCTATTTGCTTGTAGAGAGCTCTGCATCGCTATTTCATGAGCATATATGTGCGGAAGATGAACTAtgtgcgtgtgtatatatatatatatatatatatatatatgtatggatgAAGGAAGACCgtatagagagagagatagagagagagagagagagagagaggaggaggaggagttgtgCTCGTATTGTAGTCTTGGTGGTGGTGCTGAAAGGGACTCagcaggcaaaaaaaaaaaaaacgtgatGAAAATGGGGTAATAGGAAATGAATTGTTTTGGCAACGTGGAGTTGCAGAGCGAGATAATGCCGAcatagaaggaagaagaagcagtTGTCGTAAGCTCTGAACTTTCTTTGGTTGAATAGTTCTCCTTGGTAACACAAACTAATTGATTGATCAAACATGACGTGAGACTACTCTGTCATCTTCTTATCCTCATGATGCTGACATGAATGATAGATCAAAGATGACTGCAGCTGTTTGTCGGCCTTGATGAAAAGGATTCGTCTTCCTTGAATCAGAGGTCTTGCTTGGTGTCATGTGGAGGTCGTGGATGCCACAATTTCATCGAGGCCTCAAGCAACTGCCGCGAAACTTCGTTTCACACACACATACAGGAAAACTACACATACCTATTTAATCGATACATCGGATAATATATCGATTAGATCAATAATATTTGGATCCTTACCATCGACTTCTATAATTTGATCTTGGAACAATTTAGACTCTTTTATGGAACTGCACTTCCGGTTAGGAAATAACTACATGATATATATAAAAGAGCTCGTGAGTTGACTAAATGAAAAGGTATCGTTGCTTTCCCATCTGCTTTTCTAGACCTATGAACAAGCTGTGTTCatgtgggtgggtgggtgggtgggtgagAGATCTCGTATTCATGAGGTTGGAGGTATCTGCACGGTTTTCCCTCGCGTGGGAGATTTAGTACATCACTTTCACTGGGTAGTTGGTCATGACACTTTTCTGGGTTCTATTTGTTTGCTACATAGTAGTCTATCATCTAAAGAAATAACAATTTGCGGCTCCTTTTGGAAAAAGATTGCAGTGGTTTACCTGGGGATCATACATACACATGATGTGGAAGGAATAGCAGCCGGCTGGGACATGAATCCTGAACTCTGTTCTTGGTGATCAGTACCTGCATATAAATCTGGAGAGGCCTCTCTTCTTTATCTTCATCAACCAAGTAGTGAACTGGTAGAATTCATAAGATGATACGTCAGTCAGAATTCACTGAAGGAGAACTCATCATCCAAAACAAAGCTCAGGTAAAAGTTGGCACACACAGCATGGACTTTCAGCTGACATCTAAGAAAGGCGACAAAAAGAAGATATGAGCATACTGTAATATTTACAAGGTGGGGGTCAAAATCCATCAGCACATTCCCAGGATGAACAACAACACTGAATTGTTGCCTCCGATATCGTAATGCTTATAAAAGATGCACAAGATCTATTGCACAGCACACACAGCAAGTCCCAGGCTGATATCCCTATACACACACTACTGGAGGGTCAAATAAGACTGAATAACCACTAGTGCGAGGGAAAAAGTCTGGGTAGCCAACTTAGTGGTTCCGGTGCAGTTTATCCTCTCCCAAGACTGGAATTCTAATTAGTGATAACTCCACTCAGGCTCACTTAGTGGGCAACTCAACCAGCTGAAATTGATATGCACAGGAGATATGAAAGACCAAAGTGAAATAAACAATTGGTCTCACAGGTCTGGTTGCAACAACCATCATGTGGTGAATCTGCTATAATTGTTCTCCTGAAGACAATGATAATGTTGCTGAATTTTTCGTCATGGAGAGGAATACTTGTAGCATGCCTAACCCAGCAACCAGCATTGAAGAATTCAACCATTCCATCCTAAGCAAGAACAAGGTGCTCAGTTGTCACTGCAACAGACATGATCATGCTTATTGCCAATAAGAACCATGTATCTTGTTCTAATTTGCAGGTCTAATATTGCTCATCACGACATGGCATACATTTTCGCAGTTACCATCACCTAAACTTG contains the following coding sequences:
- the LOC135640064 gene encoding jasmonate-induced oxygenase 1-like, whose amino-acid sequence is MDCLRDWPEPVVRVQSLSDSGATTIPDRYVKPQSERASVDPGDMVGIPVVDLAMLTDDVANCEATVTAIADACRQWGFFQAVNHGVSPGLMRGAREVWRGFFHLPMDEKQRYANSPKTYEGYGSRLGIERGAILDWGDYFFLHFLPLCLMDHDKWPALPPALRETSDEYGAALTKLCRRLLRALSIGLGLDAACLPVAFDDEGVCMRVNFYPRCPQPELTLGLSAHSDPGGMTVLLVDDHVTGLQVRKNDSWITVQPVPDAFIVNVGDQIQVLSNAAYKSVEHRVMVNAAAERLSMAFFYNPKSDVPIGPIRELVTCDRPALYRPMTFDEYRLFIRKKGPRGKSQVDSLVAA